The Gemmata palustris genome includes a region encoding these proteins:
- a CDS encoding 3'-5' exoribonuclease YhaM family protein, with protein MSKAKKPVLAKLSDLQAGNYVDCFVQLAEKQRKTLTDGKPFITCKYRDAKRTVGAVPIWGDVPLFDQAQEWQVGQFFKVRATYTEHEKYGPQLDVEQIRQVEDRDRADGFSELDFVERSRHDPAEMFAELEALVSGEVADGPLRALTLNLLTTHADTLKTLPASTRHFYPFAGGWLEHTLSVARSCAWLADRYAAQFPELNPPLNRGLVIAAAVLHDIGRVRGVDLPPGQPGHVNVPGELFGHLFLGYDMIRTAASAVPDLDPELLNLLLHCVITPLRLPERGASRFPCIPEALILHHADELDGKLEMHVRCLTRDTSDGPFTDRDPVLGRPLLKARKV; from the coding sequence ATGTCCAAAGCCAAGAAGCCGGTGCTGGCGAAGCTGTCCGATCTCCAAGCAGGAAACTACGTCGATTGCTTCGTGCAACTCGCGGAGAAGCAGCGTAAGACGCTGACGGACGGCAAACCGTTCATCACCTGCAAGTACCGCGACGCCAAGCGCACCGTCGGGGCCGTGCCCATTTGGGGCGACGTGCCGCTGTTCGATCAGGCCCAAGAGTGGCAGGTCGGGCAGTTCTTCAAGGTGCGCGCGACCTACACCGAGCACGAGAAGTACGGCCCGCAGCTCGATGTCGAGCAGATTCGGCAGGTCGAGGACCGCGACCGCGCGGACGGGTTCAGTGAACTCGATTTCGTCGAGCGCTCCCGTCACGACCCCGCCGAGATGTTCGCGGAACTCGAAGCTCTCGTAAGTGGGGAAGTCGCAGACGGCCCGCTCCGCGCACTCACTCTGAATCTGCTCACGACACACGCCGACACGCTGAAAACGCTGCCGGCCTCCACGCGGCACTTCTACCCGTTCGCGGGCGGCTGGCTCGAACACACGCTCTCGGTCGCGCGCTCGTGTGCGTGGTTGGCGGACCGATACGCGGCCCAATTCCCCGAACTGAACCCGCCCCTGAATCGCGGTCTGGTAATCGCGGCCGCCGTGCTGCACGACATCGGCCGGGTCCGCGGGGTAGATTTGCCGCCCGGTCAACCCGGGCACGTCAACGTCCCCGGCGAGTTGTTCGGGCACCTGTTCCTCGGTTACGACATGATCCGCACGGCCGCAAGCGCGGTACCCGACCTCGACCCCGAACTGCTCAACCTGCTGTTGCACTGTGTCATCACACCGCTGAGGCTCCCGGAGCGCGGGGCGTCGCGGTTCCCGTGCATCCCCGAAGCCCTGATCCTCCACCACGCGGACGAACTCGACGGGAAGTTGGAAATGCACGTCCGGTGCCTCACGCGCGACACGTCCGACGGCCCGTTCACCGACCGCGACCCCGTCCTCGGGCGCCCGCTGTTAAAGGCACGCAAGGTGTGA
- a CDS encoding glutathione peroxidase — translation MSTTATSLYDIPVSTIDNTPITLEPYRGKVLLVVNVASKCGFTGQYKGLEELYRKYKDRGLVILGFPCNQFMAQEPGNAEEIQSFCSLKYDVTFPMFAKVDVNGKNEHPLYTHLKGAARGTLGTRGIKWNFTKFLVDRTGNVVARRGPTTAPHQLTADIEHLLG, via the coding sequence GTGAGCACGACCGCAACGAGCCTCTACGACATTCCCGTTTCTACGATCGACAACACGCCCATCACACTGGAGCCGTACCGCGGTAAGGTGCTGCTCGTCGTGAACGTCGCCAGCAAGTGCGGGTTCACCGGGCAGTACAAGGGGTTGGAAGAACTGTACCGCAAGTACAAGGATCGCGGGCTGGTGATCCTGGGGTTCCCGTGCAACCAGTTCATGGCCCAGGAACCGGGCAACGCGGAAGAGATTCAATCGTTCTGCTCGCTGAAGTACGACGTGACGTTCCCGATGTTCGCGAAGGTGGACGTGAACGGGAAGAACGAACACCCGCTGTACACGCACCTCAAGGGCGCCGCGCGCGGTACCCTGGGCACGCGGGGCATCAAGTGGAACTTCACCAAGTTCCTCGTGGACCGCACCGGGAACGTGGTCGCGCGCCGCGGACCGACGACCGCGCCGCACCAACTCACCGCCGATATCGAACACCTGTTGGGATGA
- a CDS encoding TIGR02996 domain-containing protein — protein MNDEAGFLQAIADQPGERVTRLAYADWLEENGRSQEAEFLKAQLQIEEMSARLIALGGKLDTKWLAGIGNPAPEQMSLTLNSGREIELTGLNQRPVYGHFTLGAPRITDNDRRVDNLVTAEQERIGRAPYLIHPRQRPVESGSPDRLIQGRALLPGIVCVATFTSFKPARDEDLVYSELDIIWFQYFPALPIDPGVREQIRAIDWNQHAHDFDW, from the coding sequence GTGAACGACGAAGCCGGCTTTCTGCAAGCGATCGCGGACCAACCGGGCGAGCGCGTCACGCGACTCGCCTACGCCGATTGGCTGGAGGAAAACGGACGCTCCCAAGAAGCCGAGTTCCTGAAGGCGCAACTTCAGATCGAGGAAATGAGCGCCCGACTCATCGCTCTCGGCGGGAAGCTCGATACGAAGTGGCTCGCAGGCATCGGCAATCCTGCACCGGAGCAAATGAGCCTAACTTTAAATTCCGGTCGTGAGATTGAACTGACTGGATTGAACCAACGACCCGTTTATGGGCATTTCACACTTGGAGCACCGCGCATTACGGACAATGACCGAAGAGTAGACAACCTTGTAACTGCTGAGCAAGAACGCATCGGACGGGCGCCTTACCTTATTCACCCGCGGCAGCGACCAGTAGAATCAGGCAGCCCGGATCGTCTCATTCAAGGCCGCGCGCTCTTACCCGGTATAGTCTGCGTCGCCACTTTCACATCATTCAAGCCAGCGCGTGACGAAGATCTCGTCTACTCCGAATTGGATATCATCTGGTTCCAATACTTTCCGGCACTTCCCATCGATCCGGGCGTGCGCGAGCAAATCCGAGCCATTGATTGGAATCAGCACGCACACGATTTCGATTGGTGA